The Algoriphagus sp. TR-M9 genome has a window encoding:
- a CDS encoding cupin domain-containing protein — MNQNQRIEFLVEKMDLLPHPEGGFYKETYRSTQTLVTEAGERNLVTVIYFLLTSENVSRFHRIKSDEHWFFHEGSPLSIHLLTAYGHEVLKLGLPGRDLQCAPQQLVKADSIFGSTVDEENSYALVSCVVSPGFDFKDFELFSADQLLQKYPKSEEIIRRLT, encoded by the coding sequence ATGAACCAAAATCAACGAATCGAATTCCTAGTGGAAAAAATGGATCTCCTACCTCATCCAGAAGGTGGGTTTTACAAGGAAACCTATAGATCAACCCAGACTTTGGTTACAGAGGCAGGTGAGCGGAACCTGGTGACAGTAATCTATTTTCTACTGACCTCTGAGAATGTTTCCAGATTCCACAGGATCAAAAGCGATGAGCATTGGTTTTTCCATGAAGGAAGTCCGCTCAGTATTCATTTGCTCACAGCCTATGGGCATGAAGTACTCAAACTAGGATTGCCTGGAAGGGATCTACAATGCGCTCCACAACAACTGGTAAAAGCAGACAGCATTTTTGGAAGCACTGTAGATGAGGAAAACAGTTATGCGCTAGTGTCCTGTGTAGTCTCCCCAGGATTTGATTTTAAGGATTTTGAGCTTTTTTCAGCAGATCAACTACTTCAAAAGTATCCCAAATCAGAAGAAATCATCCGAAGATTAACCTAG
- the wecB gene encoding non-hydrolyzing UDP-N-acetylglucosamine 2-epimerase: MTSFTIVAGARPNFMKIAPIIHQLIQKKKEGIPVDYRLVHTGQHYDKKMSGDFFEQLNIPEPDANLGGGGGTQAEQTAAIMVAFEKELLANRPDIVLVVGDVTSTLACSITAKKLQVDVAHVEGGIRSGDLSMPEEINRMVTDSITDHFFTTSEKANENLRKSGFEESKIHFVGNTMIDTLMAQLPRFQKPEGDIFDKLQPGQYFVMTMHRPANVDQEHKLKAMIEAILEGTAGLPIIFPVHPRTAKNLQSLGIHASNLLMSDPLGYLEFNYLVKNAKGVITDSGGITEEASVMNVPCITLRDNTERPETIELGTNELVGTDPAKLKPYLDKIMAGDWKKYQEIPLWDGKTAERIVDILIKAYPSSQ; the protein is encoded by the coding sequence ATGACCAGTTTTACTATTGTCGCAGGAGCTCGACCAAACTTCATGAAGATCGCTCCCATTATTCACCAGTTGATCCAAAAGAAAAAAGAAGGTATCCCGGTAGATTATAGGCTGGTGCATACGGGTCAGCACTATGACAAAAAAATGTCTGGCGACTTTTTTGAGCAACTCAACATCCCTGAACCAGATGCCAATTTAGGTGGAGGCGGTGGTACGCAGGCAGAACAGACAGCTGCCATTATGGTGGCTTTTGAAAAAGAATTGCTCGCTAATCGCCCAGACATCGTGCTGGTGGTGGGAGATGTGACCAGTACGCTGGCATGCTCTATTACTGCCAAAAAACTTCAGGTGGATGTAGCCCATGTAGAGGGTGGTATTCGCTCCGGTGACCTTTCCATGCCGGAGGAAATCAACAGAATGGTCACTGATAGCATCACCGATCATTTTTTCACCACCAGTGAAAAAGCGAATGAAAACTTACGTAAAAGTGGATTTGAGGAATCAAAGATCCATTTTGTGGGCAACACCATGATCGATACTCTGATGGCTCAGCTACCAAGATTTCAAAAGCCTGAAGGGGATATTTTTGATAAGCTTCAGCCTGGACAATATTTCGTGATGACTATGCACCGCCCTGCCAATGTGGATCAGGAGCATAAACTCAAAGCCATGATTGAGGCCATTCTGGAGGGAACGGCTGGACTGCCGATTATTTTCCCCGTACATCCGAGAACTGCTAAAAACCTTCAATCCCTAGGCATCCATGCCTCCAATCTTCTGATGAGCGATCCTTTGGGATATTTAGAATTCAACTATCTGGTGAAAAATGCCAAAGGAGTCATCACCGACTCTGGAGGAATCACCGAAGAAGCTTCAGTTATGAACGTCCCCTGCATTACACTCAGGGACAATACAGAGCGACCGGAGACCATAGAATTAGGAACTAATGAACTTGTAGGGACTGACCCCGCCAAACTAAAACCATACCTGGACAAAATAATGGCTGGGGATTGGAAAAAATACCAGGAAATTCCACTTTGGGATGGAAAGACAGCTGAGCGAATTGTGGATATTTTAATCAAAGCGTATCCAAGTTCCCAATGA
- a CDS encoding capsule assembly Wzi family protein produces the protein MFKTDTILKSIFGVCLLLALNSPILAQTVPLGMPVLDDYLRRAQLLGKVDSASSFMIRPLYPVEAFGMQDGFDLDSSVVDMDLSKVNTRFGKDNKGKFLLLPVTLKTQYNSTYAFGVNDGAFIPNRGIQAILSPGAYLEYGPLSVQFQPELLMAQNKDYKGFPIEHQATILFYYEYMNRIDMPERFGDDAYNQAYLGQSSIRLNYKEYSVGLSSENLWWGPGRRNSLLLGNNAPGFLHFTLNTRKPVQTKIGSFEGQYITGFPSSSGFLPPLSDYNIQENNVYIPKPEDNKRLLSGVVFTYQPKWVPGLFLGYGSTSQMYRDDVSTLGDIIPVFNGRKKAENIVDPIQEKRQQFSSGFFRWLSAAGNFEFYGEYGTRDNDRRLGDFLITPESGRAFTFGFSHLMELKKPGHYFQLSSEMTQTGQTIREDIRDLKTWYIHDHVVDGYTHNGQVLGAGNGPGSNVIFVEFAWVNKMNRIGFQMERIVYNNDFYYYRYEASKDWRNKYVDLVPSLIGDWRFGNVLLNARLQYVNTLNYKWYLENNPDQYFVPGYDRKNFVGQVGLAYMFQ, from the coding sequence ATGTTCAAGACTGACACTATATTGAAAAGTATTTTTGGAGTGTGCTTACTTTTAGCGCTCAACTCGCCAATTTTGGCTCAGACCGTTCCGCTGGGGATGCCGGTTCTGGATGATTACCTGCGTAGGGCACAGTTACTGGGTAAAGTTGATTCTGCGTCTTCCTTTATGATCAGACCACTTTATCCCGTGGAGGCTTTTGGGATGCAAGATGGATTTGATCTGGACAGTTCTGTGGTAGATATGGATTTGTCCAAAGTCAATACCAGATTTGGGAAAGATAATAAGGGCAAGTTTTTACTGCTTCCGGTAACGCTCAAAACACAGTATAACTCCACTTATGCCTTTGGTGTAAATGATGGGGCATTTATTCCCAACCGTGGCATTCAGGCTATTTTGAGCCCAGGGGCCTATCTAGAATATGGCCCCCTGAGTGTGCAGTTTCAGCCAGAACTGCTCATGGCGCAAAATAAGGATTACAAAGGGTTTCCTATTGAGCATCAAGCCACCATTTTATTCTATTATGAATATATGAACCGCATAGATATGCCGGAGCGATTTGGGGATGATGCATATAATCAGGCTTACCTCGGTCAGTCTAGTATTAGATTAAATTATAAAGAATATTCTGTAGGCTTATCGTCAGAAAATCTCTGGTGGGGTCCAGGACGACGAAATTCTTTGTTGTTGGGTAACAATGCTCCTGGTTTTCTGCACTTTACATTAAACACGAGAAAGCCAGTCCAGACCAAAATTGGTTCTTTTGAAGGACAATATATCACAGGTTTTCCGAGTTCTTCCGGATTTTTGCCGCCACTTTCTGACTATAATATCCAGGAAAATAACGTCTATATCCCAAAACCAGAGGATAACAAGCGTTTGCTTTCGGGTGTAGTTTTTACCTATCAGCCTAAATGGGTACCAGGTCTATTCTTGGGTTATGGATCTACGAGCCAGATGTATAGAGATGATGTGTCTACGCTGGGCGATATAATCCCTGTATTCAATGGGCGCAAAAAGGCTGAAAATATTGTTGACCCCATTCAGGAAAAGCGTCAGCAGTTTAGTTCAGGGTTTTTTAGATGGTTGAGCGCTGCAGGTAATTTTGAGTTTTATGGAGAATACGGTACGCGGGACAATGACCGGCGGCTAGGCGATTTTCTCATTACGCCAGAGTCAGGCAGAGCCTTCACCTTTGGTTTTTCCCATTTGATGGAATTGAAAAAGCCCGGCCATTATTTTCAGCTCAGCTCAGAGATGACCCAGACAGGACAGACTATCCGGGAAGACATTCGGGATCTGAAAACTTGGTATATTCATGACCATGTGGTAGATGGATACACCCACAATGGTCAGGTTTTGGGGGCGGGAAACGGCCCGGGTAGCAACGTGATTTTTGTGGAATTTGCCTGGGTAAATAAAATGAACCGGATAGGCTTTCAGATGGAGCGTATCGTTTACAATAATGACTTTTATTATTACCGATATGAAGCGTCTAAAGACTGGAGAAATAAATACGTAGATCTGGTACCTTCTTTAATCGGAGATTGGAGATTTGGTAATGTGCTTTTGAATGCGAGATTGCAGTATGTGAATACCTTAAACTACAAGTGGTATTTAGAGAATAACCCAGACCAGTACTTTGTGCCGGGATACGATAGAAAAAACTTTGTGGGTCAGGTTGGCTTGGCTTACATGTTTCAATAA
- a CDS encoding FKBP-type peptidyl-prolyl cis-trans isomerase gives MVIEKNKVVGISYSLKVDDGESGMEHYETVPENKPFYFLLGAGEVFPKFEDALIGKSAGDEFSVFLDFEHAYGDYMEEKKTIIPKANFKQKGKDSKELLRVGNVIPMQDDQGRQIRGEIMKIDYIGVHMDFNPPLAGYDLQFDGKVIAVRDAQPEELEHGHVHGPDGHHHH, from the coding sequence ATGGTAATCGAGAAAAATAAAGTAGTAGGGATTTCCTACAGCCTAAAGGTAGATGACGGTGAGTCTGGCATGGAGCACTATGAGACTGTACCTGAAAACAAGCCGTTTTACTTTCTCCTTGGGGCGGGAGAAGTCTTTCCAAAATTCGAAGATGCGCTGATAGGGAAATCTGCAGGGGATGAGTTTTCGGTTTTTTTGGACTTTGAGCATGCCTACGGGGATTACATGGAGGAGAAAAAGACCATTATTCCTAAGGCTAACTTTAAGCAAAAAGGGAAAGACAGTAAAGAGCTACTCCGCGTAGGAAATGTGATCCCCATGCAAGATGATCAAGGCCGTCAGATCCGTGGTGAGATCATGAAAATAGACTACATAGGCGTACACATGGATTTCAATCCCCCATTGGCTGGCTATGACCTGCAGTTTGACGGTAAGGTAATAGCTGTGCGTGATGCTCAACCCGAAGAGCTAGAGCATGGCCATGTGCATGGTCCGGACGGACACCACCACCATTGA
- the rlmH gene encoding 23S rRNA (pseudouridine(1915)-N(3))-methyltransferase RlmH — protein MQIKLIAIGKTDHKAINELIAEYSKRLNFYIKFEVEVIPDIKNTKSLSEALQKEKEGELILKKTIPSDDLILLDERGKSYTSMDFSAFIQKKMNAGLKQLIFVIGGPYGFSDAVYSRANGKLSISKMTFSHQMIRPFFIEQLYRGFTILRNEPYHHE, from the coding sequence ATGCAAATCAAACTGATCGCAATCGGAAAAACTGACCACAAGGCTATTAACGAACTCATAGCTGAGTATTCGAAGCGACTCAATTTTTATATCAAGTTTGAAGTGGAAGTGATTCCGGACATCAAAAACACCAAATCACTTTCTGAAGCTTTGCAAAAGGAGAAAGAAGGCGAGCTTATCCTCAAAAAAACAATACCATCTGACGATCTCATTTTGCTGGATGAGCGAGGCAAAAGCTACACTTCCATGGATTTTTCGGCATTTATTCAGAAAAAAATGAATGCCGGCCTGAAGCAATTAATATTCGTGATCGGCGGACCTTACGGATTCTCAGACGCTGTGTACTCCCGAGCCAACGGAAAGCTTTCCATTTCCAAAATGACATTTTCCCATCAGATGATCCGACCATTTTTTATCGAGCAGCTTTATCGTGGATTTACTATCCTGAGAAACGAGCCTTATCACCACGAATAG
- a CDS encoding fasciclin domain-containing protein — translation MKKTGIAFMMMLLVVASSFTLKTNSVHETKFDADIVELAASQDFLTTLVAAVKAGDLVETLQGDGPFTVFAPTNEAFAKLPEGTVENLLKPENKAQLVKILTYHVVPGKVMSADLKNGQMAKTAEGSSIKVTLMDGKAMVNNATVTTADIEADNGVVHIIDTVIMPPM, via the coding sequence ATGAAAAAAACAGGAATTGCGTTTATGATGATGCTATTAGTAGTGGCTTCTTCATTTACATTAAAAACGAACAGCGTACACGAAACCAAGTTTGATGCGGACATCGTGGAATTAGCTGCATCACAGGATTTTTTAACCACTCTAGTAGCTGCTGTTAAAGCTGGTGATTTGGTAGAAACACTCCAAGGTGATGGACCATTTACCGTTTTTGCCCCTACCAATGAAGCTTTTGCTAAGCTTCCTGAAGGGACTGTAGAAAACCTATTGAAGCCTGAAAATAAAGCCCAACTGGTCAAGATCCTTACCTACCATGTGGTACCGGGAAAAGTGATGTCGGCTGACCTGAAAAATGGTCAAATGGCGAAAACCGCTGAGGGAAGCTCGATCAAAGTGACCTTGATGGACGGTAAAGCCATGGTCAATAATGCAACGGTCACCACTGCTGATATTGAAGCGGACAATGGTGTAGTGCACATCATAGACACGGTGATCATGCCGCCAATGTAA
- a CDS encoding S41 family peptidase, with protein MKFYSLLVLWMCSTYLVNGQSEVSPFFTFNPTLTPDGQTVIFSYEGDLWKVPAAGGESARITAMEGEETNPAVSPDGKWLAFSAEQYGNKDVFIMPLEGGEILQLTYHEAADEVESWSWDSQKIYFSSGRYNTYTTFEIAVDGSTPKRLFPHYFNTVHNTAVSPTTGEVFFNESWESKRFAIRKRYKGEYNPDIKSYNPETKAYKQYTDYEGKDFGVTIDQEGNVYFMSDEANGEYNLYTFKNGVKTQLTDFTSSIMWPKVSANGQKVVFQKDYQIHVYDVATGETIQPAFSLFQNQTLAKDISRSVSGNVSYFDVSPDGKKIAFVSRGVLFISDVKGKFIKQIPTHAKEAVEEVKWMSDNESLLYTRTVKGYHNLFTISAQNPEDEKQLTSDQDKNRNLTLNEDRTLGLYISGRNEVREIDLKTMESKTLVEDELWGLYTPSAYFSPDDAYVVFSPIRNFEREVMVYHRPSAKVINLTQTRVTETNPVWSPDGKYIYFTSDRTQPSYPYGTTEAHLYRMKLEKFSEIFESDKVEELFAEEEKEDNDKGDEKEDKSVQVKISTGNFMDRLELIGPSFGQQADPYVYQKKGKTMVFYISNHDEGTSKMWKTTLEDFEKTKTEKVSDQRMGGFDIVVAKDKLYLTSGGKLHTFDPASNKTEEIKLEHSFSKNLQNEFEQMYYEAWAGMEQNFYDGDFHGQNWQELRDRYAQFLPFVRSRANLSVIFNEMLGELNTSHFGFNTSGAEERIYLGARSMETGIVFKNDAPFVVDRVLADSPLDLDPVPVKPGDELLAVNGINVDKSINREFYFSSPTLAEELELTFQRDGEQLKVKVHPASYFAMRTWLYDEWMDSNEAYVDEKADNKISYVHMKNMSGGELQHFLEYMVSNKADRDGLILDLRYNTGGNVHDRVLQFLSQRSYLQWKYRDGALTNQPNFSPSDKPIVLLINEQSLSDAEMTAAGFKELGLGTIIGTETYRWIIFTSGQGLVDGSFYRLPSWGCYTLDGRNLETEGVAPDIRMEESFVDRLEGNQKQLDKAIEVIMDQMKK; from the coding sequence ATGAAATTTTATTCACTCTTAGTCCTTTGGATGTGCTCCACTTACCTTGTAAATGGACAATCCGAAGTATCCCCCTTTTTCACATTCAACCCTACGCTTACCCCTGATGGACAGACCGTGATCTTTAGCTATGAGGGTGATCTTTGGAAAGTACCAGCTGCAGGAGGGGAATCCGCTAGGATTACTGCTATGGAAGGAGAGGAAACCAATCCTGCAGTTTCTCCAGATGGAAAATGGCTGGCTTTTTCGGCCGAGCAATATGGCAACAAAGATGTTTTCATCATGCCGCTGGAAGGCGGTGAGATACTTCAGCTTACCTACCATGAAGCAGCAGATGAAGTGGAGTCCTGGAGCTGGGATAGTCAGAAGATTTACTTTAGCTCAGGCAGGTATAATACTTATACAACTTTTGAGATTGCTGTAGATGGAAGTACGCCAAAGCGGCTTTTCCCACATTATTTCAATACCGTACATAACACTGCGGTGAGCCCTACAACCGGCGAAGTATTTTTCAATGAAAGCTGGGAAAGTAAAAGGTTTGCGATCCGCAAGCGCTATAAAGGGGAGTATAATCCCGATATCAAATCCTATAACCCGGAGACCAAAGCGTATAAACAGTACACAGATTATGAGGGAAAAGACTTTGGAGTGACGATAGACCAAGAGGGGAATGTCTATTTCATGTCAGATGAAGCAAATGGGGAATACAACCTTTATACTTTCAAAAATGGCGTAAAGACCCAGCTCACAGACTTTACCAGTTCGATCATGTGGCCAAAAGTCAGTGCCAATGGTCAGAAAGTTGTTTTCCAAAAAGATTATCAGATCCACGTGTATGATGTGGCTACAGGTGAGACTATCCAGCCAGCATTCTCACTTTTCCAGAACCAGACATTGGCAAAGGATATCTCTAGGTCCGTATCGGGAAATGTAAGTTACTTCGATGTGTCTCCTGATGGGAAGAAAATTGCTTTTGTTTCCCGTGGTGTTCTTTTTATTTCTGATGTTAAAGGCAAGTTTATCAAGCAAATCCCTACCCATGCCAAGGAAGCTGTGGAAGAGGTGAAGTGGATGTCTGATAATGAATCCCTGCTTTACACCCGCACAGTCAAGGGTTATCATAATCTTTTTACCATTTCTGCCCAAAATCCGGAGGATGAAAAGCAATTGACCTCAGATCAAGATAAGAATAGAAATCTCACGCTAAATGAAGATAGAACTTTGGGGCTTTACATCAGTGGAAGGAATGAAGTGCGGGAAATTGATCTAAAGACTATGGAGAGCAAAACTCTGGTGGAAGATGAGCTTTGGGGGCTTTATACACCTAGTGCCTATTTCTCACCTGATGATGCATACGTGGTGTTCTCACCCATCCGAAATTTCGAGCGCGAAGTAATGGTATACCATAGGCCTTCAGCTAAGGTGATTAATTTGACCCAAACCCGCGTTACAGAAACCAACCCAGTATGGTCTCCGGATGGCAAATACATCTATTTCACCAGTGACCGTACTCAGCCAAGCTATCCTTACGGTACCACTGAGGCTCATCTTTATAGGATGAAGCTGGAGAAGTTTTCAGAGATTTTTGAGTCGGATAAGGTAGAGGAGCTTTTTGCAGAGGAAGAAAAAGAGGACAACGACAAAGGAGATGAAAAAGAGGATAAATCGGTACAAGTGAAAATCAGTACAGGTAACTTCATGGACAGGCTGGAGTTGATCGGGCCTTCCTTTGGGCAGCAAGCTGATCCATATGTGTATCAAAAGAAGGGGAAAACCATGGTATTTTACATTTCCAATCATGATGAGGGTACGTCTAAGATGTGGAAAACTACCTTGGAGGACTTTGAAAAAACAAAGACCGAAAAAGTCTCTGATCAGCGAATGGGCGGTTTTGATATCGTAGTAGCGAAGGATAAATTGTACTTAACCTCCGGTGGAAAGCTGCATACTTTTGACCCGGCAAGCAATAAAACAGAGGAGATTAAACTGGAGCATTCATTCTCAAAAAATCTACAGAATGAATTTGAGCAGATGTATTATGAGGCTTGGGCAGGCATGGAGCAAAACTTCTATGACGGAGATTTTCATGGTCAAAATTGGCAGGAACTTCGGGATAGGTATGCACAATTTCTGCCTTTTGTACGCAGCAGAGCTAATCTTTCTGTGATTTTCAACGAAATGCTAGGTGAATTAAATACCTCACACTTTGGCTTCAATACTAGTGGCGCTGAAGAGAGAATCTACCTTGGAGCTAGATCTATGGAAACCGGAATTGTTTTTAAAAATGATGCCCCATTCGTAGTAGATAGGGTATTGGCGGACAGTCCACTTGATCTGGATCCAGTGCCAGTGAAGCCAGGTGATGAGCTCCTTGCTGTGAATGGAATAAATGTGGATAAGTCTATAAACCGGGAGTTCTATTTTTCTTCTCCAACTCTTGCTGAGGAACTGGAGTTGACTTTTCAAAGGGATGGAGAACAGCTGAAAGTAAAGGTTCATCCGGCTTCCTATTTTGCGATGAGAACCTGGCTATATGACGAGTGGATGGATAGCAATGAGGCCTATGTGGATGAGAAAGCAGACAATAAAATCTCCTATGTGCATATGAAAAATATGAGCGGTGGAGAACTCCAGCATTTCCTAGAATATATGGTTTCAAACAAAGCAGATCGGGATGGGCTGATTTTGGATCTCAGGTATAACACCGGGGGTAATGTGCACGACCGTGTACTTCAGTTTCTCAGTCAGCGAAGCTATCTGCAGTGGAAATATAGGGACGGAGCTTTGACCAACCAACCCAATTTTTCCCCATCGGATAAGCCAATTGTTTTGCTGATAAACGAGCAGTCCCTTTCTGATGCAGAAATGACTGCGGCTGGTTTTAAGGAGTTGGGCTTAGGGACTATAATTGGAACAGAGACTTACCGCTGGATCATATTTACCTCTGGTCAGGGATTGGTAGATGGGTCGTTTTATAGATTGCCTTCCTGGGGCTGTTACACCTTGGATGGGAGAAATCTAGAGACGGAAGGCGTAGCTCCGGATATCCGAATGGAGGAGAGCTTTGTGGACCGCCTAGAGGGGAATCAAAAGCAACTTGATAAGGCAATAGAGGTGATAATGGACCAAATGAAGAAATAA
- a CDS encoding YcxB family protein, giving the protein MIVKTKKYQLPTGTYIKIALANVLKQQWWVIPIAIAIMCGYFWIPSIWWIIGGLLGYGLYVLFWAIQFTGVTQMEQNKMIFEKMAYEIDSRQILMKINPKQGMPVQWNMIKSAQIKNEAYLLYLSKAQFIHLPFRIFNSENERKFLETILKRKELMK; this is encoded by the coding sequence ATGATAGTAAAAACAAAAAAATACCAGCTCCCTACTGGTACCTATATTAAAATCGCATTAGCCAACGTATTGAAACAACAGTGGTGGGTAATCCCGATTGCCATAGCCATCATGTGCGGATATTTTTGGATTCCATCCATCTGGTGGATCATAGGCGGATTGCTGGGGTACGGCCTCTACGTATTGTTCTGGGCGATTCAGTTTACCGGCGTAACCCAAATGGAGCAGAATAAAATGATTTTCGAAAAAATGGCTTACGAAATAGATAGCCGTCAGATCCTGATGAAAATCAATCCAAAGCAGGGAATGCCTGTACAATGGAATATGATCAAAAGCGCCCAGATCAAAAATGAAGCGTACTTACTGTACCTCTCCAAGGCCCAATTCATCCATCTCCCCTTCCGGATTTTCAATTCTGAAAATGAGCGGAAGTTTTTGGAGACCATCCTGAAGAGAAAAGAGCTGATGAAATAA
- a CDS encoding Fur family transcriptional regulator produces MTSPLTILQNHKLRITDCRQEIIREFLDKQVALAHSDLEESLDSQFDRVTIYRTLNTFLESDIIHKVLDDSGATKYALCTHEEENHSHEHVHFKCENCGETICLEDITLPAVSLPKGFKKKEMSLLVQGTCDKCN; encoded by the coding sequence ATGACCAGCCCATTAACCATACTACAAAATCACAAACTCCGAATAACCGATTGCCGGCAGGAAATCATCCGGGAATTTCTGGATAAGCAAGTGGCACTTGCCCATTCAGATCTAGAGGAATCCTTAGACAGTCAGTTTGATAGAGTTACCATCTACAGGACACTGAATACTTTTTTGGAAAGCGATATTATTCACAAGGTCTTGGACGATAGCGGCGCCACCAAATACGCACTTTGTACCCATGAGGAGGAAAACCATAGTCATGAGCATGTACACTTTAAGTGTGAAAATTGTGGGGAAACTATTTGTCTGGAAGACATCACGCTGCCGGCTGTAAGTCTCCCAAAAGGCTTTAAGAAAAAAGAAATGAGTCTCTTGGTGCAGGGAACCTGCGACAAGTGTAATTAA